A genome region from Schistocerca americana isolate TAMUIC-IGC-003095 chromosome 1, iqSchAmer2.1, whole genome shotgun sequence includes the following:
- the LOC124620773 gene encoding 28S ribosomal protein S28, mitochondrial, which yields MSVVRSRQWCNVAYNCSFAHGICGRKTASRWHSVSAGSGSTEEDSREEKNVKLSGFAKAFAKYTSEDSPAAQEELTFPALLRNSKFIDLGDPVGKVVEGTIFHVVDDDLYVDFGWKFHCVCQRPPRNGSDYVRGARVRIRIKDLELSSKFLGSSRDLTLLEADATLMGIISSPARTSVK from the exons ATGAGCGTGGTTAGGAGTAGGCAATGGTGCAATGTCGCGTATAACTGTAGCTTTGCGCATGGTATATGTGGACGAAAAACTGCATCTCGATGGCACTCAGTTTCTGCTGGTTCAGGAAGCACGGAGGAAGACAGTCGTGAGGAAAAGAACGTGAAATTAAGTGGTTTTGCAAAAGCATTCGCAAAGTATACTTCAGAAGATTCTCCTGCAGCTCAAGAAGAACTTACATTTCCTGCATTGTTGAGAAATTCAAAGTTTATTGAC TTAGGCGATCCTGTGGGCAAAGTTGTAGAAGGTACCATATTTCACGTTGTTGACGATGATTTATATGTAGACTTCGGCTGGAAATTTCATTGCGTATGCCAGCGTCCACCAAGGAATGGGAG TGATTATGTTCGGGGAGCCAGAGTGCGAATTCGAATTAAGGACTTGGAGTTGTCAAGTAAATTTTTAGGATCGTCTCGTGACTTGACACTGCTTGAGGCAGATGCAACATTAATGGGAATTATATCATCACCAGCTAGAACTTCAGTGAAATAG